A single window of Microbispora hainanensis DNA harbors:
- a CDS encoding VWA domain-containing protein, producing the protein MSDDTPTTGIPAAGALTTGVPTAGEEGLPSAGSSTSDIPAAGVSATGVPATSGSATGVPTAGESDLTSGGISVAGEGGLTGAERNRRQVLYWRLLARLFDHDEQPALETANVAVVGDLGLPAGLLDPAVSVDSLVQRFPELAAEFETLLTPGEHVPGGEVRRAALVSKLLLNVFATGSGDVSATRLATWQKDAAWLKRALCAGQVPGPGSGAGPGAGPGTAPGAAGGDSGAEAESGPGAGPTAGHGPGAGFRIGDDDLAKALAGIEAELVSRMRLREVLADPALARQLTPSMSLVEQLLRDKANLSGVALANAKALIRRFVDEVAEVLRTQVEKASVGAIDRSVPPKRVFRNLDLDRTIWKNLTNYSPEDQRLYVDRLYYRRTARRTTPARMIVVVDQSGSMVDAMVNCTILASIFAGLPKVDVHLVAYDTRALDLTPWVHDPFEVLLRTQLGGGTDGTAALALAQPKVADPRNTVVVWISDFYEWNSPAVFAGMEALHRSGVRLIPVGSVDSGGQQSVNPWFRQKLKDLGTPVISGHIRKLVFELKNFLA; encoded by the coding sequence ATGAGCGACGACACCCCCACGACCGGCATCCCCGCAGCCGGTGCCCTCACGACCGGCGTCCCCACGGCCGGTGAAGAGGGACTGCCGAGCGCCGGCAGCTCCACGAGCGACATCCCCGCCGCAGGCGTCTCCGCGACTGGCGTTCCCGCGACCAGCGGCTCTGCGACCGGCGTCCCCACCGCCGGGGAAAGCGACCTGACGAGCGGCGGCATCTCCGTGGCAGGCGAAGGCGGTCTGACGGGCGCCGAGCGCAACCGGCGTCAGGTGCTCTACTGGCGGCTGCTCGCGCGGCTGTTCGACCACGACGAGCAGCCCGCGCTCGAGACCGCCAACGTCGCGGTCGTCGGCGACCTGGGCCTGCCCGCCGGGTTGCTCGACCCGGCCGTTTCGGTCGACTCGCTGGTGCAGCGCTTCCCCGAACTGGCCGCCGAGTTCGAGACCCTGCTCACGCCGGGCGAGCACGTGCCGGGCGGCGAGGTGCGCCGGGCGGCGCTGGTGTCGAAGCTGCTGCTCAACGTCTTCGCCACCGGTTCGGGTGACGTCAGCGCCACCCGGCTCGCGACCTGGCAGAAGGACGCCGCCTGGCTCAAGCGGGCCCTGTGCGCGGGGCAGGTGCCCGGACCGGGATCAGGCGCCGGACCGGGCGCAGGGCCAGGCACCGCGCCGGGAGCGGCGGGCGGCGACTCGGGAGCGGAGGCCGAGAGCGGTCCGGGGGCCGGGCCCACGGCGGGGCACGGGCCGGGTGCCGGGTTCAGGATCGGCGACGACGACCTGGCCAAGGCGCTGGCCGGCATCGAGGCCGAACTTGTCAGCCGCATGCGGCTGCGCGAGGTCCTGGCCGATCCGGCCCTGGCGCGGCAGCTCACGCCCAGCATGTCGCTGGTCGAGCAGTTGCTGCGCGACAAGGCCAACCTGTCGGGGGTGGCGCTGGCCAACGCCAAGGCGCTGATCCGCAGGTTCGTCGACGAGGTCGCCGAAGTGCTGCGCACCCAGGTCGAGAAGGCCAGCGTGGGCGCGATCGACCGGTCGGTGCCGCCGAAGCGGGTGTTCCGCAACCTGGACCTCGACCGCACGATCTGGAAGAACCTCACCAACTACAGCCCCGAAGACCAGCGGCTCTACGTCGACCGGCTCTACTACCGGCGCACCGCGAGGCGTACGACGCCGGCCAGGATGATCGTGGTGGTCGACCAGTCGGGTTCGATGGTCGACGCGATGGTCAACTGCACCATCCTGGCGTCCATCTTCGCCGGGCTGCCCAAGGTCGACGTGCACCTGGTGGCGTACGACACCCGCGCGCTCGACCTCACCCCGTGGGTGCACGATCCGTTCGAGGTGCTGCTGCGCACCCAGCTCGGCGGCGGCACGGACGGCACCGCCGCCCTGGCACTCGCCCAGCCGAAGGTCGCCGACCCCCGCAACACGGTGGTCGTGTGGATCTCGGACTTCTACGAATGGAACAGTCCCGCCGTCTTCGCCGGGATGGAGGCGCTGCACCGGTCCGGCGTACGGCTCATCCCGGTGGGCTCGGTGGACAGCGGCGGCCAGCAGAGCGTCAACCCGTGGTTCCGGCAGAAGCTCAAAGACCTGGGCACGCCGGTGATCTCGGGCCACATCCGCAAGCTCGTGTTCGAACTCAAGAACTTCCTCGCCTAG